One genomic window of Elaeis guineensis isolate ETL-2024a chromosome 2, EG11, whole genome shotgun sequence includes the following:
- the LOC105056203 gene encoding protein MICRORCHIDIA 6 isoform X2, whose amino-acid sequence MNNRKSHLGSKFSTMTMDMHFPDMCIDKETAVEYVKDNKPHVASTVVQEKEYYTIAYDESTPANCNLIERFDEKGTPDIVNGVSNRSTMASKQSFSANINGLDHTSAFTGISAQLSRQFWSAGDYEVRQAHGLAYQDGQNHLSVHPKFLHSNATSHKWAFGAIAELLDNAVDEIQNGATFVIIDKIANPRNGNPALLIQDDGGGMDPESLRHCMSFGFSDKQPCSSIGQYGNGFKTSTMRLGADVIVFTRCKHERELTQSVGLLSYTFLRQTGCSDIVVPLVDYKFDPSSGVFKRLFRHGQKQFSSNLFMLLRWSPFATEDELLKHFNDMGHHGTKIIVYNLWFNDEGKMELDFESDTGDIMISGAPKPVQTNSISKMLTQNHIANRLRFSLRAYSSILYLHLPEYFKIILRGQVIEHHHIASDLRYCECIKYKPQVGGRTEAEVITTIGFLEGSPQVNVHGFNIYHKNRLILPFCRVVNSTGSKGKGIAGVLEANFIKPTHDKQSFEKSILYQKLESRLREMTYDYWGCHSHLVGYTKNFSHASRAPNAAFHPLPPLGCTVGQVIVNPRAPQVRRDNSSNLSATIQVVTGPCAASCSTQGEYMHKCSASSTTGLLEKRRIESIAGFEPSKRLALSCEKDDGIVKDSSQQNRFDNDVGQRRAQILTMMQENKKIHAECLHYAKMQQELSLKAQRLRVELGQVQKLYKNLTAELLSLADVKLENHKWI is encoded by the exons ACTATGGACATGCACTTTCCAGACATGTGCATTGATAAGGAAACTGCAGTAGAATATGTGAAAGATAATAAACCTCATGTAGCATCAACTGTTGTTCAAGAGAAAGAATACTATACTATTGCATATGATGAATCAACTCCTGCAAATTGCAATCTAATAGAAAGATTTGATGAAAAAGGAACCCCAGATATTGTAAATGGAGTCTCAAATAGATCAACAATGGCAAGCAAACAGAGTTTTTCTGCTAATATTAATGGTCTTGATCATACATCTGCTTTTACTGGTATTTCTGCACAACTGAGCCGGCAGTTCTGGAGTGCTGGTGATTATGAAGTCAGACAAGCTCATGGACTAGCATATCAAG ATGGTCAAAATCATTTAAGTGTCCATCCCAAATTCCTCCATTCTAATGCTACTTCTCACAAGTGGGCTTTTGGTG CTATAGCCGAGCTTCTTGATAATGCGGTCGATGAG ATACAAAATGGTGCTACCTTTGTCATTATAGATAAAATTGCAAATCCACGAAATGGAAATCCTGCTTTGCTGATTCAAG atgatggAGGTGGGATGGATCCAGAATCCTTGCGGCATTGCATGAGCTTTGGCTTTTCTGATAAGCAACCATGTTCTTCAATTGGACAAT ATGGAAATGGTTTCAAGACTAGCACCATGCGACTTGGGGCAGACGTTATTGTTTTTACCCGCTGCAAGCATGAAAG GGAATTGACTCAAAGTGTTGGACTCCTTTCCTATACCTTTCTAAGACAGACAGGTTGCAGTGATATAGTTGTACCATTA GTGGATTACAAATTTGATCCATCCAGTGGTGTATTTAAAAGGTTATTCCGACATGGTCAAAAGCAATTCTCCTCTAATTTGTTTATGCTCTTAAGATGGTCCCCTTTTGCTACAGAAGATGAGCTCCTAAAGCAT TTCAATGACATGGGACACCATGGGACAAAAATTATTGTGTACAATCTATGGTTCAATGATGAGGGGAAGATGGAGCTTGATTTTGAATCTGATACAGGG GATATTATGATCAGTGGAGCACCTAAGCCCGTGCAAACTAATAGCATTTCAAAGATGCTAACTCAAAATCATATTGCAAATCGACTCCGTTTCTCCCTGCGA GCATACTCCTCCATCTTATATTTACACTTGcctgaatattttaaaattattctgcgTGGGCAAGTAATTGAGCATCACCATATAGCTAGTGATCTTAGATATTGTGAATGCATCAAGTATAAGCCACAAGTTGGGGGAAGGACAGAG GCTGAGGTCATCACAACCATCGGATTCTTGGAGGGTTCCCCGCAAGTTAATGTTCATGGATTTAACATATACCATAAAAATCGTCTTATATTG CCTTTTTGCCGAGTTGTTAATTCTACAGGCAGCAAAGGTAAAGGTATTGCTG GGGTACTAGAGGCAAACTTTATTAAACCTACACATGACAAGCAAAGTTTTGAAAAGTCGATCCTTTATCAAAAACTTGAATCACGCTTGAGGGAAATGACCTATGACTATTG GGGGTGTCATTCCCATTTAGTAGGTTACACCAAAAACTTTTCCCATGCATCCCGAGCTCCAAATGCTGCTTTCCATCCACTGCCTCCCTTAGGATGCACCGTGGGACAAGTAATTGTGAATCCTAGAGCTCCGCAAGTTCGAAGAGACAATTCCTCTAACCTATCAGCAACCATCCAAGTTGTGACTGGAccatgtgctgcatcatgctcaACACAGGGAGAATATATGCACAAATGTAGTGCCAGTTCCACAACAG GTTTGTTAGAGAAAAGGAGAATTGAGAGTATTGCAGGATTTGAACCATCAAAAAGGCTGGCTCTGTCTTGTGAAAAGGATGATGGGATTGTAAAAGATTCTAGTCAGCAAAACAGG TTTGATAATGATGTTGGACAGCGGCGAGCACAGATTTTGACTATGATGCAGGAAAATAAGAAGATTCATGCAGA GTGTTTGCACTATGCGAAGATGCAGCAAGAGCTTTCTCTCAAG GCTCAAAGGCTTAGGGTAGAGCTTGGACAAGTTCAGAAGCTGTACAAGAACCTAACAGCGGAGCTCCTTTCGTTGGCCGATGTCAAGTTGGAAAATCATAAATGGATATAG
- the LOC105056203 gene encoding protein MICRORCHIDIA 6 isoform X4: MDMHFPDMCIDKETAVEYVKDNKPHVASTVVQEKEYYTIAYDESTPANCNLIERFDEKGTPDIVNGVSNRSTMASKQSFSANINGLDHTSAFTGISAQLSRQFWSAGDYEVRQAHGLAYQDGQNHLSVHPKFLHSNATSHKWAFGAIAELLDNAVDEIQNGATFVIIDKIANPRNGNPALLIQDDGGGMDPESLRHCMSFGFSDKQPCSSIGQYGNGFKTSTMRLGADVIVFTRCKHERELTQSVGLLSYTFLRQTGCSDIVVPLVDYKFDPSSGVFKRLFRHGQKQFSSNLFMLLRWSPFATEDELLKHFNDMGHHGTKIIVYNLWFNDEGKMELDFESDTGDIMISGAPKPVQTNSISKMLTQNHIANRLRFSLRAYSSILYLHLPEYFKIILRGQVIEHHHIASDLRYCECIKYKPQVGGRTEAEVITTIGFLEGSPQVNVHGFNIYHKNRLILPFCRVVNSTGSKGKGIAGVLEANFIKPTHDKQSFEKSILYQKLESRLREMTYDYWGCHSHLVGYTKNFSHASRAPNAAFHPLPPLGCTVGQVIVNPRAPQVRRDNSSNLSATIQVVTGPCAASCSTQGEYMHKCSASSTTGLLEKRRIESIAGFEPSKRLALSCEKDDGIVKDSSQQNRFDNDVGQRRAQILTMMQENKKIHAECLHYAKMQQELSLKAQRLRVELGQVQKLYKNLTAELLSLADVKLENHKWI, translated from the exons ATGGACATGCACTTTCCAGACATGTGCATTGATAAGGAAACTGCAGTAGAATATGTGAAAGATAATAAACCTCATGTAGCATCAACTGTTGTTCAAGAGAAAGAATACTATACTATTGCATATGATGAATCAACTCCTGCAAATTGCAATCTAATAGAAAGATTTGATGAAAAAGGAACCCCAGATATTGTAAATGGAGTCTCAAATAGATCAACAATGGCAAGCAAACAGAGTTTTTCTGCTAATATTAATGGTCTTGATCATACATCTGCTTTTACTGGTATTTCTGCACAACTGAGCCGGCAGTTCTGGAGTGCTGGTGATTATGAAGTCAGACAAGCTCATGGACTAGCATATCAAG ATGGTCAAAATCATTTAAGTGTCCATCCCAAATTCCTCCATTCTAATGCTACTTCTCACAAGTGGGCTTTTGGTG CTATAGCCGAGCTTCTTGATAATGCGGTCGATGAG ATACAAAATGGTGCTACCTTTGTCATTATAGATAAAATTGCAAATCCACGAAATGGAAATCCTGCTTTGCTGATTCAAG atgatggAGGTGGGATGGATCCAGAATCCTTGCGGCATTGCATGAGCTTTGGCTTTTCTGATAAGCAACCATGTTCTTCAATTGGACAAT ATGGAAATGGTTTCAAGACTAGCACCATGCGACTTGGGGCAGACGTTATTGTTTTTACCCGCTGCAAGCATGAAAG GGAATTGACTCAAAGTGTTGGACTCCTTTCCTATACCTTTCTAAGACAGACAGGTTGCAGTGATATAGTTGTACCATTA GTGGATTACAAATTTGATCCATCCAGTGGTGTATTTAAAAGGTTATTCCGACATGGTCAAAAGCAATTCTCCTCTAATTTGTTTATGCTCTTAAGATGGTCCCCTTTTGCTACAGAAGATGAGCTCCTAAAGCAT TTCAATGACATGGGACACCATGGGACAAAAATTATTGTGTACAATCTATGGTTCAATGATGAGGGGAAGATGGAGCTTGATTTTGAATCTGATACAGGG GATATTATGATCAGTGGAGCACCTAAGCCCGTGCAAACTAATAGCATTTCAAAGATGCTAACTCAAAATCATATTGCAAATCGACTCCGTTTCTCCCTGCGA GCATACTCCTCCATCTTATATTTACACTTGcctgaatattttaaaattattctgcgTGGGCAAGTAATTGAGCATCACCATATAGCTAGTGATCTTAGATATTGTGAATGCATCAAGTATAAGCCACAAGTTGGGGGAAGGACAGAG GCTGAGGTCATCACAACCATCGGATTCTTGGAGGGTTCCCCGCAAGTTAATGTTCATGGATTTAACATATACCATAAAAATCGTCTTATATTG CCTTTTTGCCGAGTTGTTAATTCTACAGGCAGCAAAGGTAAAGGTATTGCTG GGGTACTAGAGGCAAACTTTATTAAACCTACACATGACAAGCAAAGTTTTGAAAAGTCGATCCTTTATCAAAAACTTGAATCACGCTTGAGGGAAATGACCTATGACTATTG GGGGTGTCATTCCCATTTAGTAGGTTACACCAAAAACTTTTCCCATGCATCCCGAGCTCCAAATGCTGCTTTCCATCCACTGCCTCCCTTAGGATGCACCGTGGGACAAGTAATTGTGAATCCTAGAGCTCCGCAAGTTCGAAGAGACAATTCCTCTAACCTATCAGCAACCATCCAAGTTGTGACTGGAccatgtgctgcatcatgctcaACACAGGGAGAATATATGCACAAATGTAGTGCCAGTTCCACAACAG GTTTGTTAGAGAAAAGGAGAATTGAGAGTATTGCAGGATTTGAACCATCAAAAAGGCTGGCTCTGTCTTGTGAAAAGGATGATGGGATTGTAAAAGATTCTAGTCAGCAAAACAGG TTTGATAATGATGTTGGACAGCGGCGAGCACAGATTTTGACTATGATGCAGGAAAATAAGAAGATTCATGCAGA GTGTTTGCACTATGCGAAGATGCAGCAAGAGCTTTCTCTCAAG GCTCAAAGGCTTAGGGTAGAGCTTGGACAAGTTCAGAAGCTGTACAAGAACCTAACAGCGGAGCTCCTTTCGTTGGCCGATGTCAAGTTGGAAAATCATAAATGGATATAG
- the LOC105056203 gene encoding protein MICRORCHIDIA 6 isoform X3 has product MCHVLANNYCTQICFISEFRSSYCFSLCLILLFFGFQTMDMHFPDMCIDKETAVEYVKDNKPHVASTVVQEKEYYTIAYDESTPANCNLIERFDEKGTPDIVNGVSNRSTMASKQSFSANINGLDHTSAFTGISAQLSRQFWSAGDYEVRQAHGLAYQDGQNHLSVHPKFLHSNATSHKWAFGAIAELLDNAVDEIQNGATFVIIDKIANPRNGNPALLIQDDGGGMDPESLRHCMSFGFSDKQPCSSIGQYGNGFKTSTMRLGADVIVFTRCKHERELTQSVGLLSYTFLRQTGCSDIVVPLVDYKFDPSSGVFKRLFRHGQKQFSSNLFMLLRWSPFATEDELLKHDIMISGAPKPVQTNSISKMLTQNHIANRLRFSLRAYSSILYLHLPEYFKIILRGQVIEHHHIASDLRYCECIKYKPQVGGRTEAEVITTIGFLEGSPQVNVHGFNIYHKNRLILPFCRVVNSTGSKGKGIAGVLEANFIKPTHDKQSFEKSILYQKLESRLREMTYDYWGCHSHLVGYTKNFSHASRAPNAAFHPLPPLGCTVGQVIVNPRAPQVRRDNSSNLSATIQVVTGPCAASCSTQGEYMHKCSASSTTGLLEKRRIESIAGFEPSKRLALSCEKDDGIVKDSSQQNRFDNDVGQRRAQILTMMQENKKIHAECLHYAKMQQELSLKAQRLRVELGQVQKLYKNLTAELLSLADVKLENHKWI; this is encoded by the exons ATGTGCCATGTTTTGGCAAATAATTATTGCACACAGATTTGCTTCATTTCTGAATTTCGATCTTCATATTGTTTTTCCCTTTGTTTGATTTTGTTGTTTTTTGGTTTTCAGACTATGGACATGCACTTTCCAGACATGTGCATTGATAAGGAAACTGCAGTAGAATATGTGAAAGATAATAAACCTCATGTAGCATCAACTGTTGTTCAAGAGAAAGAATACTATACTATTGCATATGATGAATCAACTCCTGCAAATTGCAATCTAATAGAAAGATTTGATGAAAAAGGAACCCCAGATATTGTAAATGGAGTCTCAAATAGATCAACAATGGCAAGCAAACAGAGTTTTTCTGCTAATATTAATGGTCTTGATCATACATCTGCTTTTACTGGTATTTCTGCACAACTGAGCCGGCAGTTCTGGAGTGCTGGTGATTATGAAGTCAGACAAGCTCATGGACTAGCATATCAAG ATGGTCAAAATCATTTAAGTGTCCATCCCAAATTCCTCCATTCTAATGCTACTTCTCACAAGTGGGCTTTTGGTG CTATAGCCGAGCTTCTTGATAATGCGGTCGATGAG ATACAAAATGGTGCTACCTTTGTCATTATAGATAAAATTGCAAATCCACGAAATGGAAATCCTGCTTTGCTGATTCAAG atgatggAGGTGGGATGGATCCAGAATCCTTGCGGCATTGCATGAGCTTTGGCTTTTCTGATAAGCAACCATGTTCTTCAATTGGACAAT ATGGAAATGGTTTCAAGACTAGCACCATGCGACTTGGGGCAGACGTTATTGTTTTTACCCGCTGCAAGCATGAAAG GGAATTGACTCAAAGTGTTGGACTCCTTTCCTATACCTTTCTAAGACAGACAGGTTGCAGTGATATAGTTGTACCATTA GTGGATTACAAATTTGATCCATCCAGTGGTGTATTTAAAAGGTTATTCCGACATGGTCAAAAGCAATTCTCCTCTAATTTGTTTATGCTCTTAAGATGGTCCCCTTTTGCTACAGAAGATGAGCTCCTAAAGCAT GATATTATGATCAGTGGAGCACCTAAGCCCGTGCAAACTAATAGCATTTCAAAGATGCTAACTCAAAATCATATTGCAAATCGACTCCGTTTCTCCCTGCGA GCATACTCCTCCATCTTATATTTACACTTGcctgaatattttaaaattattctgcgTGGGCAAGTAATTGAGCATCACCATATAGCTAGTGATCTTAGATATTGTGAATGCATCAAGTATAAGCCACAAGTTGGGGGAAGGACAGAG GCTGAGGTCATCACAACCATCGGATTCTTGGAGGGTTCCCCGCAAGTTAATGTTCATGGATTTAACATATACCATAAAAATCGTCTTATATTG CCTTTTTGCCGAGTTGTTAATTCTACAGGCAGCAAAGGTAAAGGTATTGCTG GGGTACTAGAGGCAAACTTTATTAAACCTACACATGACAAGCAAAGTTTTGAAAAGTCGATCCTTTATCAAAAACTTGAATCACGCTTGAGGGAAATGACCTATGACTATTG GGGGTGTCATTCCCATTTAGTAGGTTACACCAAAAACTTTTCCCATGCATCCCGAGCTCCAAATGCTGCTTTCCATCCACTGCCTCCCTTAGGATGCACCGTGGGACAAGTAATTGTGAATCCTAGAGCTCCGCAAGTTCGAAGAGACAATTCCTCTAACCTATCAGCAACCATCCAAGTTGTGACTGGAccatgtgctgcatcatgctcaACACAGGGAGAATATATGCACAAATGTAGTGCCAGTTCCACAACAG GTTTGTTAGAGAAAAGGAGAATTGAGAGTATTGCAGGATTTGAACCATCAAAAAGGCTGGCTCTGTCTTGTGAAAAGGATGATGGGATTGTAAAAGATTCTAGTCAGCAAAACAGG TTTGATAATGATGTTGGACAGCGGCGAGCACAGATTTTGACTATGATGCAGGAAAATAAGAAGATTCATGCAGA GTGTTTGCACTATGCGAAGATGCAGCAAGAGCTTTCTCTCAAG GCTCAAAGGCTTAGGGTAGAGCTTGGACAAGTTCAGAAGCTGTACAAGAACCTAACAGCGGAGCTCCTTTCGTTGGCCGATGTCAAGTTGGAAAATCATAAATGGATATAG
- the LOC105056203 gene encoding protein MICRORCHIDIA 6 isoform X1, with product MCHVLANNYCTQICFISEFRSSYCFSLCLILLFFGFQTMDMHFPDMCIDKETAVEYVKDNKPHVASTVVQEKEYYTIAYDESTPANCNLIERFDEKGTPDIVNGVSNRSTMASKQSFSANINGLDHTSAFTGISAQLSRQFWSAGDYEVRQAHGLAYQDGQNHLSVHPKFLHSNATSHKWAFGAIAELLDNAVDEIQNGATFVIIDKIANPRNGNPALLIQDDGGGMDPESLRHCMSFGFSDKQPCSSIGQYGNGFKTSTMRLGADVIVFTRCKHERELTQSVGLLSYTFLRQTGCSDIVVPLVDYKFDPSSGVFKRLFRHGQKQFSSNLFMLLRWSPFATEDELLKHFNDMGHHGTKIIVYNLWFNDEGKMELDFESDTGDIMISGAPKPVQTNSISKMLTQNHIANRLRFSLRAYSSILYLHLPEYFKIILRGQVIEHHHIASDLRYCECIKYKPQVGGRTEAEVITTIGFLEGSPQVNVHGFNIYHKNRLILPFCRVVNSTGSKGKGIAGVLEANFIKPTHDKQSFEKSILYQKLESRLREMTYDYWGCHSHLVGYTKNFSHASRAPNAAFHPLPPLGCTVGQVIVNPRAPQVRRDNSSNLSATIQVVTGPCAASCSTQGEYMHKCSASSTTGLLEKRRIESIAGFEPSKRLALSCEKDDGIVKDSSQQNRFDNDVGQRRAQILTMMQENKKIHAECLHYAKMQQELSLKAQRLRVELGQVQKLYKNLTAELLSLADVKLENHKWI from the exons ATGTGCCATGTTTTGGCAAATAATTATTGCACACAGATTTGCTTCATTTCTGAATTTCGATCTTCATATTGTTTTTCCCTTTGTTTGATTTTGTTGTTTTTTGGTTTTCAGACTATGGACATGCACTTTCCAGACATGTGCATTGATAAGGAAACTGCAGTAGAATATGTGAAAGATAATAAACCTCATGTAGCATCAACTGTTGTTCAAGAGAAAGAATACTATACTATTGCATATGATGAATCAACTCCTGCAAATTGCAATCTAATAGAAAGATTTGATGAAAAAGGAACCCCAGATATTGTAAATGGAGTCTCAAATAGATCAACAATGGCAAGCAAACAGAGTTTTTCTGCTAATATTAATGGTCTTGATCATACATCTGCTTTTACTGGTATTTCTGCACAACTGAGCCGGCAGTTCTGGAGTGCTGGTGATTATGAAGTCAGACAAGCTCATGGACTAGCATATCAAG ATGGTCAAAATCATTTAAGTGTCCATCCCAAATTCCTCCATTCTAATGCTACTTCTCACAAGTGGGCTTTTGGTG CTATAGCCGAGCTTCTTGATAATGCGGTCGATGAG ATACAAAATGGTGCTACCTTTGTCATTATAGATAAAATTGCAAATCCACGAAATGGAAATCCTGCTTTGCTGATTCAAG atgatggAGGTGGGATGGATCCAGAATCCTTGCGGCATTGCATGAGCTTTGGCTTTTCTGATAAGCAACCATGTTCTTCAATTGGACAAT ATGGAAATGGTTTCAAGACTAGCACCATGCGACTTGGGGCAGACGTTATTGTTTTTACCCGCTGCAAGCATGAAAG GGAATTGACTCAAAGTGTTGGACTCCTTTCCTATACCTTTCTAAGACAGACAGGTTGCAGTGATATAGTTGTACCATTA GTGGATTACAAATTTGATCCATCCAGTGGTGTATTTAAAAGGTTATTCCGACATGGTCAAAAGCAATTCTCCTCTAATTTGTTTATGCTCTTAAGATGGTCCCCTTTTGCTACAGAAGATGAGCTCCTAAAGCAT TTCAATGACATGGGACACCATGGGACAAAAATTATTGTGTACAATCTATGGTTCAATGATGAGGGGAAGATGGAGCTTGATTTTGAATCTGATACAGGG GATATTATGATCAGTGGAGCACCTAAGCCCGTGCAAACTAATAGCATTTCAAAGATGCTAACTCAAAATCATATTGCAAATCGACTCCGTTTCTCCCTGCGA GCATACTCCTCCATCTTATATTTACACTTGcctgaatattttaaaattattctgcgTGGGCAAGTAATTGAGCATCACCATATAGCTAGTGATCTTAGATATTGTGAATGCATCAAGTATAAGCCACAAGTTGGGGGAAGGACAGAG GCTGAGGTCATCACAACCATCGGATTCTTGGAGGGTTCCCCGCAAGTTAATGTTCATGGATTTAACATATACCATAAAAATCGTCTTATATTG CCTTTTTGCCGAGTTGTTAATTCTACAGGCAGCAAAGGTAAAGGTATTGCTG GGGTACTAGAGGCAAACTTTATTAAACCTACACATGACAAGCAAAGTTTTGAAAAGTCGATCCTTTATCAAAAACTTGAATCACGCTTGAGGGAAATGACCTATGACTATTG GGGGTGTCATTCCCATTTAGTAGGTTACACCAAAAACTTTTCCCATGCATCCCGAGCTCCAAATGCTGCTTTCCATCCACTGCCTCCCTTAGGATGCACCGTGGGACAAGTAATTGTGAATCCTAGAGCTCCGCAAGTTCGAAGAGACAATTCCTCTAACCTATCAGCAACCATCCAAGTTGTGACTGGAccatgtgctgcatcatgctcaACACAGGGAGAATATATGCACAAATGTAGTGCCAGTTCCACAACAG GTTTGTTAGAGAAAAGGAGAATTGAGAGTATTGCAGGATTTGAACCATCAAAAAGGCTGGCTCTGTCTTGTGAAAAGGATGATGGGATTGTAAAAGATTCTAGTCAGCAAAACAGG TTTGATAATGATGTTGGACAGCGGCGAGCACAGATTTTGACTATGATGCAGGAAAATAAGAAGATTCATGCAGA GTGTTTGCACTATGCGAAGATGCAGCAAGAGCTTTCTCTCAAG GCTCAAAGGCTTAGGGTAGAGCTTGGACAAGTTCAGAAGCTGTACAAGAACCTAACAGCGGAGCTCCTTTCGTTGGCCGATGTCAAGTTGGAAAATCATAAATGGATATAG